TAAATGCCGAGCCTCTGATCCAGTAATCCAATAGCTATGCCCAGAAGTCGTCGCAATTTTGCCGTCAAGGGTCATCGCATATTTAAAAATGCCAAAGGGCAAATTCGTTTTCATGCGATAGAAGAATGCTTCATTTAGCTCTAAACATTGTTGTTCTAAAACACCTGTAGTCACCTTCACTCCCGCCGCAAGCAAGCGATCGCGACCAGTTCCAGATACTTGTGGATTAGCATCGATCGCACCAATGACAACCTCACCAATTCCCGCCTTGATAATTGCTTCAGAACATGGAGGCGTGCGCCCGTGATGATTACAAGGCTCTAGATTGACATATAGGGTTGCATCTCGCAGATCTTCGACTTTTTGTTGCGCGGCTCGAATTGCAAATATCTCTGCATGAGGTTGACCTGCTTTAGGATGTAAGCCTTCACCCAAGACCTGTCCATCTTGCACAATTACGCTTCCTACCATGGGATTTGGCGCAGTTTGCCCTCTCGCTTTTTTAGCCAAATCAATACAGCGTTGCATCCAGAGATCATGCTGTGTTACTGCTTCTTTATCTACTTTTTCTAGCATTTAGGATAGAATTCACAGCGCTTTGCGCTGACATAAAAACCAAAGAAATTTTTGAAAGTGACGCAAAGCGTCACTTTCAAAAATTTCTTTGTACGAATTGGCTATGCAAGTTATGACTTAGAGAGTGTTTGAGAAGTTTTACTTTTGCCCCCCTAGCCCCCCCAATTCTGGGGGGAACCAGATTCAAGTCCCCCAGAATTGGGGGATTTAGGGGGCGAGAACATTGGCTTTAGCTGAAGATAGTGCTGTAAGAAGAGGCAATTGGTAAATTGCCTCTTCTTATGGAGTTAGCTTTACAGAGCAGCTTCTTTTTTGAGCTTGTCGCGATCGCTTATCTTCGTGGTCGGAGACTGAAGCGCAAAGTAGAGCTTATTCAAAGCACTGAGATAAGCTCGCGCCGAAGCAACAATAATGTCAGTATTTGCAGAATGTCCAGAGAGCGTCCCCACGTCAGGATGCTTGAGACGAATCGTGACTTCGCCGAGAGCATCGATACCTGCGGTAACTGACTGCACTGAGTACTCGATCAATTGATTCGGTACATTCACAATGCGATTAATCGCTTTGTAAATTGCATCAACTGGCCCAGTCCCCACTGAAGCATCAGTAATTTCTGCACCATCGGGCATGACGATAGTGATTGTCGCCGTGGGGATAGCGCGATCGCCACAGCTTACTTGGACATGATCGAGCTTGAAAGCTTCGGGTGCATGACGAATTTCGTCGTTGACGATCGCCTCTAAGTCGCGATCGCTAATTTCTCGCTTTTTATCAGCAAGTTCCTTAAAACGCACAAAGGCAGCATTAAGTTCTTGTTCCGAAAGCTCAAAGCCAAGCTCTTTGAGGCGAGAACTCAAGGCATTACGTCCTGAGAGCTTACCAAGCACGATCAAATTGTCGGTTAACCCGATGGATTGAGCATCCATGATTTCGTAGGTGAGGCGATTTTTCAATACGCCATCTTGATGGATACCTGACTCAT
The Pseudanabaena sp. BC1403 genome window above contains:
- the ribD gene encoding bifunctional diaminohydroxyphosphoribosylaminopyrimidine deaminase/5-amino-6-(5-phosphoribosylamino)uracil reductase RibD; the encoded protein is MLEKVDKEAVTQHDLWMQRCIDLAKKARGQTAPNPMVGSVIVQDGQVLGEGLHPKAGQPHAEIFAIRAAQQKVEDLRDATLYVNLEPCNHHGRTPPCSEAIIKAGIGEVVIGAIDANPQVSGTGRDRLLAAGVKVTTGVLEQQCLELNEAFFYRMKTNLPFGIFKYAMTLDGKIATTSGHSYWITGSEARHLVHDLRVGCDAIITGGNTVRLDNPHLNTHGLSVHSPLRVVVTQSFDLPEVANLWNITDTEKTLVITLPNINSQLKQKLRDRKVEVLELDDISPEFVMQELGKRGCNTVLWECGGRLGAAAIKAKMVQKVYAFIAPKLIGGFTASSPIDDLGLALMTDAINLSRSQFQQIGTDFLITGYLQ